In the Bradyrhizobium guangzhouense genome, one interval contains:
- a CDS encoding LemA family protein, protein MRKILTVLATLASLSLTNCGYNAIQSQDEQIKANWSEVVNQYQRRADLVPNLVNSVKGFAQQEKDVLLGVTNARAKVGSIQATPEVLNDPAALQKFQAAQGELSSALSRLLVVTENYPQLKSDALFRDLMSQLEGTENRITVARNRYIKSVQEYNVTVRSFPNNLTAMMFGYKEKPNFSVENEKEISTAPKVDFNAPAPSK, encoded by the coding sequence ATGCGCAAGATCCTGACCGTGCTGGCAACGCTGGCTTCGCTCAGCCTCACCAATTGCGGCTACAACGCGATCCAGAGCCAGGATGAGCAGATCAAGGCCAACTGGTCCGAGGTGGTGAACCAGTATCAGCGTCGCGCCGATCTCGTGCCCAACCTCGTCAACTCGGTGAAGGGCTTTGCGCAGCAGGAGAAGGACGTGCTGCTTGGCGTCACCAATGCCCGCGCCAAGGTCGGCAGCATCCAGGCGACGCCCGAGGTGTTGAACGATCCCGCCGCCTTGCAGAAATTCCAGGCGGCCCAAGGCGAGCTCTCCAGCGCGCTGTCGCGCCTCCTCGTGGTGACGGAGAATTATCCGCAGCTCAAGTCGGATGCGCTGTTCAGGGATTTGATGTCGCAGCTCGAGGGCACCGAGAACCGCATCACGGTCGCGCGCAACCGCTACATCAAGTCGGTGCAGGAATACAATGTCACGGTCCGCTCGTTTCCGAATAACCTGACCGCGATGATGTTCGGCTACAAGGAGAAGCCGAATTTCTCGGTCGAAAACGAGAAGGAAATCTCGACCGCACCGAAGGTCGATTTCAACGCGCCCGCGCCGTCGAAGTAA
- a CDS encoding acyl-CoA dehydrogenase family protein codes for MDLNLSDEQRLLRESAERFVAESYDADHRRKMANDPLGFSPHVWKQFAELGWLALPIPEEFGGLGGGPVEIGILMEAFGRGLVSEPYVATIVLGAALIERCGSTVQKQASLPKIADGSMKLAFAHTERAARFDLAKVATSATKTAQGWRLSGSKIAVLDGHAADEIIVSAHLHDHHGPSGRIGLFLVPATAQGLAISDYPRLGGGRACNIELSDLHLPEDTLLGDGRDALPAIEWAVDRAMAALGAEAVGIMQTLLDTTLEYTKIRKQFGRPLSAKQVIRHRLADMAIQVDEARSMALRAALKADGTPVERARAASAAKAKIGKCARFVGEQSIQLHGGMGVTEELEVGAYFKRLVAFDTLFGGSAHHYARHAQLGRATASA; via the coding sequence ATGGATCTCAATCTCAGTGACGAACAACGGCTGCTGCGTGAAAGCGCGGAGCGCTTCGTGGCCGAGAGCTACGACGCCGACCACCGCCGCAAGATGGCGAACGATCCGCTCGGCTTCAGCCCTCATGTGTGGAAACAGTTCGCAGAGCTCGGCTGGCTGGCGCTGCCGATCCCGGAGGAGTTTGGCGGGCTCGGCGGCGGGCCGGTCGAGATCGGCATCTTGATGGAAGCGTTTGGTCGTGGGCTGGTGTCCGAACCCTATGTTGCGACGATTGTGCTGGGCGCCGCGCTGATCGAGCGATGCGGCAGCACGGTGCAGAAGCAGGCGAGCCTGCCCAAGATCGCGGACGGCTCAATGAAGCTTGCGTTTGCGCATACCGAGCGCGCCGCGCGGTTCGATCTCGCCAAGGTCGCGACATCAGCGACCAAGACGGCGCAAGGCTGGCGCCTATCGGGCAGCAAGATCGCCGTGCTCGACGGCCATGCCGCCGACGAGATCATCGTCTCCGCGCATCTGCACGATCATCACGGACCCTCGGGGCGCATCGGCCTCTTTCTGGTGCCGGCGACGGCGCAGGGACTTGCGATCTCCGATTACCCTCGCCTCGGCGGCGGGCGCGCCTGCAACATCGAGCTGTCCGATCTGCATTTGCCGGAGGATACGCTGCTCGGCGACGGCAGGGACGCACTGCCCGCAATCGAATGGGCGGTCGACCGCGCGATGGCTGCGCTCGGCGCGGAGGCCGTCGGCATCATGCAGACTCTGCTCGACACCACGCTCGAGTACACCAAGATCCGGAAGCAGTTCGGCCGGCCGCTGTCCGCCAAGCAGGTGATCCGCCATCGCCTCGCCGACATGGCAATCCAGGTCGACGAGGCCCGTTCGATGGCGCTGCGCGCCGCATTGAAAGCGGATGGCACGCCGGTGGAGCGTGCCCGCGCTGCATCGGCTGCGAAGGCGAAGATCGGCAAATGCGCTCGCTTCGTCGGCGAGCAATCGATCCAGCTTCACGGCGGCATGGGCGTCACCGAGGAGCTCGAGGTCGGCGCCTATTTCAAGCGCCTTGTCGCCTTCGACACGCTGTTCGGCGGCAGCGCGCACCACTATGCCCGCCACGCCCAGCTTGGCCGCGCCACTGCTTCAGCCTGA
- a CDS encoding acyl-CoA dehydrogenase family protein, whose translation MDLSFNAEERAFQGEVRSFIAKNLTEEMKRATALTPSVFSDPPIGMAWQRALHSRGWGAPGWPVEHGGPDWTPAQRWIFESECARAGVPNVNVMGVKMVGPVIIGFGSPEQKNFFLPRILSGEDYWCQGYSEPGSGSDLSSLKTRAVRDGDDYIINGTKIWTTHAHHANRMFALVRTSDGPRQQDGISFILIDMKTPGITTRPILTIGGDHEVNQVFFDDVRVPVANRVGDEGKGWTYGKYLLEFERGSGIASAKLREGLRAITELAESDLTGRAIDSPDIATRISEVEIDIDALEMTELRVLSALQTGQNPGAVSSILKLRNSEIRQAVTRLGADVIGHDALAVEPMRPLYKLNHESALPEDMLTVVPEYLNGRAYTIFGGTSEIQRDIIAKMMLGI comes from the coding sequence ATGGACCTGTCGTTCAATGCCGAGGAGCGCGCCTTCCAGGGCGAGGTGCGCAGCTTCATCGCCAAGAATCTCACCGAGGAGATGAAGCGTGCCACCGCGCTGACGCCATCGGTGTTCTCCGATCCCCCGATCGGGATGGCCTGGCAGCGCGCGCTGCACAGCCGCGGCTGGGGCGCGCCGGGCTGGCCGGTCGAACATGGCGGCCCCGACTGGACGCCGGCGCAGCGCTGGATCTTCGAGAGCGAATGCGCGCGGGCCGGCGTGCCCAACGTCAACGTGATGGGCGTGAAGATGGTCGGTCCCGTCATCATCGGCTTCGGCTCGCCCGAGCAGAAGAATTTTTTCCTACCGCGGATTCTCTCCGGTGAGGACTATTGGTGCCAGGGCTATTCCGAGCCGGGCTCGGGCTCGGATCTCTCCTCGCTGAAGACGCGCGCAGTGCGCGACGGCGACGACTACATCATCAACGGCACCAAGATCTGGACCACGCATGCGCATCACGCCAACCGCATGTTCGCGCTGGTGCGCACCAGCGACGGGCCGCGGCAGCAGGACGGCATCAGTTTCATTCTGATCGACATGAAGACGCCTGGAATCACGACGCGGCCCATTCTGACCATCGGCGGCGACCACGAGGTCAACCAGGTGTTCTTCGACGATGTGCGCGTGCCCGTCGCCAACCGCGTCGGCGATGAGGGCAAGGGCTGGACCTACGGCAAATATCTGCTCGAGTTCGAGCGCGGCTCCGGCATTGCGTCAGCCAAGCTGCGTGAAGGGCTCCGGGCCATCACCGAGCTTGCGGAGTCCGATCTCACGGGACGCGCCATCGATAGCCCCGATATCGCGACGCGGATCTCGGAGGTCGAGATCGACATCGACGCGCTGGAGATGACGGAATTGCGCGTGCTCTCGGCGCTTCAGACCGGGCAGAATCCCGGCGCGGTGTCCTCGATCCTGAAGCTGCGCAACAGCGAGATCCGGCAGGCCGTGACGCGGTTAGGGGCCGATGTGATCGGCCACGACGCGCTTGCCGTCGAGCCGATGCGCCCGCTCTACAAGCTCAACCACGAGTCCGCGCTGCCCGAGGACATGCTGACGGTG
- a CDS encoding TPM domain-containing protein, with amino-acid sequence MTARLWHALVAFALLFVFAFPALADVAVPQLTGRVVDRTGTLSSSDIAALSQKLADFETRKGSQIAVLIVPTTDPETIEQFSIRVAETWKIGRKKVDDGAILVVAKNDRHLRIEVGYGLEGALTDVTSRRIIDEVITPKFREGDFAGGISAGAERMMRVVDGEPLPAPSRSVNFANLDDIGPLLPVALFASLIVGGFLRTLLGRLLGSVATGSVIGLLALLILGSGALALLAGIIGFVLSFIADLFPASTGPSRGGSRSSGSSSGGWSSGSSSSDSGSFSGGGGSFGGGGASGSW; translated from the coding sequence ATGACAGCGAGATTGTGGCATGCGCTTGTGGCATTCGCGCTCCTCTTCGTCTTTGCCTTCCCCGCCCTCGCCGACGTCGCAGTGCCGCAGCTCACCGGCCGCGTGGTCGACCGGACCGGCACGCTGTCGAGCAGCGACATCGCCGCGCTGTCGCAGAAGCTCGCCGATTTCGAGACGCGCAAGGGCAGCCAGATCGCGGTGCTGATCGTGCCGACGACGGACCCGGAGACGATCGAGCAGTTCTCGATCCGGGTCGCCGAGACCTGGAAGATCGGCCGCAAGAAGGTCGACGACGGCGCGATCCTCGTGGTCGCCAAGAACGACCGGCACCTGCGCATCGAGGTCGGTTACGGGCTCGAAGGCGCGCTGACCGACGTCACCTCGCGGCGGATCATCGACGAGGTCATCACGCCGAAATTCCGGGAGGGCGATTTCGCCGGCGGCATCTCGGCCGGTGCCGAGCGGATGATGCGCGTCGTCGATGGTGAGCCGCTGCCCGCTCCCTCGCGCAGCGTGAATTTCGCCAATCTGGACGATATCGGGCCACTCCTGCCGGTCGCGCTGTTTGCTTCGCTCATCGTCGGCGGCTTTTTGCGCACGCTGCTGGGACGATTGCTGGGCTCGGTCGCGACCGGGAGCGTGATCGGCCTCCTGGCGTTGCTCATCCTCGGATCCGGCGCGCTGGCCTTGCTCGCCGGGATCATCGGCTTCGTCTTGTCCTTCATCGCCGATCTGTTTCCGGCATCGACAGGGCCCTCGCGCGGCGGTTCCCGGTCGAGCGGCTCCTCGTCCGGCGGCTGGAGCAGCGGTTCATCATCCAGTGACAGCGGCAGCTTCAGCGGAGGCGGCGGCAGCTTTGGTGGCGGCGGCGCCTCGGGGAGCTGGTAG
- a CDS encoding enoyl-CoA hydratase has protein sequence MSSFETILVERPEPAIARVVMNRPEARNAQNLQMTYDLNAAFDQAVQDDTVKVIILAGNGPHFSSGHDLRPGTKNAAGTDFPPIGNWGGFAEANAHGRFAREQEIYLQITRRWRNLAKPTIAEVHGKCIAGGLMLAWACDLIVASDDAQFCDPVVTMGVCGVEWFVHPWELGPRKAKEFLFTADSWSAQEAYQLGMVNQVVPPAELPSRVLELARRIASKPSFALKLTKEAVNRSVDVMGQPAAIDQAFALHQLCHAHNLQEFGMVVDPSGLHPSVRKPAAAE, from the coding sequence ATGTCCTCGTTCGAGACCATCCTGGTGGAGCGGCCGGAGCCGGCGATCGCCAGGGTCGTGATGAACCGCCCCGAGGCGCGCAATGCACAGAACCTGCAAATGACCTACGATCTCAACGCCGCCTTCGACCAAGCGGTGCAGGACGATACGGTCAAGGTGATTATCCTCGCCGGCAATGGGCCGCATTTCTCGTCCGGTCACGACCTTCGCCCCGGGACCAAGAATGCCGCAGGCACAGATTTTCCGCCGATAGGAAATTGGGGCGGCTTTGCGGAAGCGAACGCCCACGGCCGCTTTGCGCGCGAGCAGGAAATATATCTCCAGATCACGCGGCGCTGGCGCAATCTCGCCAAGCCGACCATCGCGGAAGTGCACGGCAAATGCATCGCCGGCGGCCTGATGCTGGCCTGGGCTTGCGATCTCATCGTTGCCAGTGACGATGCGCAGTTTTGCGACCCCGTCGTGACGATGGGCGTCTGCGGCGTCGAATGGTTCGTGCATCCCTGGGAGCTCGGCCCGCGCAAGGCCAAGGAATTCCTGTTCACCGCCGACAGCTGGAGCGCGCAGGAGGCGTACCAACTCGGCATGGTCAACCAGGTCGTGCCCCCCGCGGAGCTGCCATCGCGCGTGCTGGAGCTGGCGCGCCGGATCGCGTCAAAGCCGTCCTTTGCACTGAAGCTGACCAAGGAGGCCGTGAACCGCTCCGTCGACGTGATGGGCCAGCCCGCCGCGATCGACCAGGCCTTCGCGCTACATCAGCTCTGTCACGCCCATAATCTTCAGGAGTTCGGCATGGTGGTCGATCCCTCAGGACTGCATCCCTCCGTGCGCAAGCCGGCGGCTGCGGAGTAA